In the Leishmania panamensis strain MHOM/PA/94/PSC-1 chromosome 30 sequence genome, one interval contains:
- a CDS encoding hypothetical protein (TriTrypDB/GeneDB-style sysID: LpmP.30.1510): MLHEVYAPRTVADVAWSRQKTVALSAVIQQARGRGKALPSGAPHIILLYGPPGCGKLAALKVLLCEDATVVAARASTTHGTSRAGAGTTSQLMQSNNTSFHVFHSCEATVQAYAQYLRSVLSYCRGQLGGGELQLPSLAESLTKCISSGGRSSSVESCARAVEGSADLTVPQTSASAELPANHAHIIKFYGEPASHALHRCTLLFLKEYEELRAIAQREEREQKAFPSLNTCAGRRTCLMKHLHRNLIFFLHTTHDTHNDKLDLNTSFPSTLLQSPAVELFHCTPMTEINLRKRLRSILDQEAQRQAQEEQWAAVTPMMGCFAGTLSSSLPSALPATFLNKARRNTKAKRKASTLTSPPATAFTASSSYDLMDSATLEAIVAGSQGDIRQALLQVQWSCLMPASSSLAVTAHQNGAPVKGAWVQAAQAAAEIWVRLEKQRSAAREGLVATGADTAGGRVLSLSDTKDAKLRVYASHSTSCVSAATLASKASAAMHGECRDEDGEIDSERDSDVVEEVSFKDSDETVNISSSTSESCTPPARQAARNGDSKTWNKEGGAASRKRARQSSPPPPAMNMLSLLDSQMERMEVMTSMDGRGACGIKNKPGRVAHRVLAPLAAAAESQPPSVLPMTRDEYLDLSHAVGRLLTQKYCIDEVLDTLNVPPRKILDYLTNNQIRYFGDDQLPQYAHCIDAASDADALRASELSGSFIGVPSATALRERRQLADRTTAGESLGNIGRLLEAIALQLFHLTYRAIQTEVRPPPGFVAQEPPPYFRLAYPRLRDISDGWISSSMHRGERRTEADSTANISEREWVLQALARLESVPTVSAGSSLANYGSSSNRRLRFHNDAGCCSSSLASITPRIQTDEMDVMREGLPDLLYRCGSTEAVLLDYYALAPYILLTVNPSLAPQSLQAGCISASAALASLSRTCGAANATAQSPDVQIAPAAPFLLPPSPDAPTTPAMAPRRTVFRFASSSLSASAPGMMAPSAHPVPPAPHLRTCTPLQLAILQRGRNPAMAQLRSDLFVLSANDVCDRTAGASTESDAVLPLIPDGDDIEDIDSD; this comes from the coding sequence ATGCTACATGAAGTGTATGCTCCTCGCACTGTGGCAGATGTGGCATGGAGTCGGCAGAAGACCGTGGCGCTCTCCGCGGTGATCCAGCAGGCACGCGGTAGAGGCAAGGCTTTGCCGAGTGGGGCACCGCATATTATCCTCCTCTACGGACCTCCCGGCTGCGGCAAGCTTGCAGCCTTAAAGGTACTACTGTGCGAGGATGCTACAGTGGTGGCAGCTCGTGCATCCACCACTCATGGCACGTCTCGTGCCGGCGCAGGTACCACATCGCAGTTGATGCAATCTAACAACACGTCCTTTCACGTCTTTCACAGCTGTGAGGCCACCGTGCAAGCCTACGCGCAGTACTTGCGTAGCGTTCTTTCATACTGTCGAGGTCAGCTAGGTGGCggtgagctgcagctgccgtcttTGGCCGAATCACTGACAAAGTGTatcagcagtggcggccgcagcagctctgtgGAGAGCTGCGCACGTGCTGTGGAAGGAAGCGCTGACTTGACAGTGCCTCAAACGTCTGCTTCGGCAGAGCTGCCAGCAAACCATGCACACATCATCAAGTTCTACGGTGAGCCTGCTTCCCACGCGTTGCATCGTTGCACACTCTTATTTCTCAAAGAgtacgaggagctgcgcgccatTGCACAGCGCGAAGAGCGGGAGCAGAAGGCATTCCCTTCGCTCAACACATGTGCGGGTAGGCGGACATGTCTGATGAAGCATCTCCACCGCAACCTCATCTTTTTCCTTCATACAACACACGATACGCACAACGATAAGCTGGATCTAAACACGTCTTTCCCGTCTACGCTGCTCCAAAGCCCCGCGGTGGAGCTGTTTCATTGTACACCGATGACGGAGATTAACCTGCGCAAGCGACTCCGCAGTATTTTGGAtcaagaggcgcagcggcaggcgcaggaggagcagtggGCAGCGGTCACGCCCATGATGGGCTGTTTTGCGGGTACCCTGTCGTCATCATTGCCCAGCGCGCTACCAGCTACGTTTCTCAATAAAGCTCGGCGGAACACGAAGGCGAAGCGGAAGGCGTCCACACTCACATCCCCCCCTGCCACTGCGTTCACCGCATCATCGAGCTATGACCTCATGGACTCAGCGACGTTGGAGGCCATTGTGGCGGGCAGCCAGGGCGACATCCGACAGGCCCTTCTTCAAGTACAGTGGTCGTGTCTGATGCCGGCGTCGAGCTCACTTGCCGTGACGGCACACCAAAATGGTGCCCCAGTCAAAGGGGCGTGGGTACAGGCAGCACAAGCTGCGGCAGAGATCTGGGTGAGGCTGGAGAAACAGCGATCGGCGGCACGTGAGGGTCTCGTGGCAACCGGCGCCGATACCGCTGGCGGTCGCGTGCTTTCCCTGAGTGACACTAAGGACGCCAAGCTGAGAGTCTACGCCTCGCACTCGACGTCGTGTGTATCTGCCGCTACACTGGCGTCGAAAGCCTCCGCTGCGATGCACGGCGAATGCAGGGATGAGGACGGCGAGATCGACAGCGAGCGTGATAGTGATGTGGTCGAAGAAGTAAGCTTCAAGGATTCTGACGAAACGGTCAACATATCTTCTTCCACCTCTGAATCCTGCACGCCTCCTGCACGACAGGCAGCCCGCAATGGTGACAGCAAAACGTGGAACAAGGAGGGTGGTGCGGCTTCCCGCAAACGGGCCCGTcagtcgtcgccgccaccgcctgcaATGAACATGTTGTCACTGCTTGACTCCCAGATGGAGCGTATGGAGGTAATGACCAGCATGGATGGCCGAGGAGCGTGCGGCATAAAAAACAAGCCGGGTCGTGTCGCACATCGCGTCTTAGCACCtttggcggctgcggcggagtCACAGCCGCCCAGCGTCCTTCCGATGACGCGGGACGAGTACCTTGACCTTTCTCACGCCGTCGGCCGGTTGCTCACGCAGAAGTACTGCATTGATGAGGTGCTGGACACTTTAAATGTCCCACCACGCAAGATACTGGATTACTTGACGAACAATCAAATTCGCTACTTTGGCGACGATCAGCTGCCTCAGTACGCACACTGCATCGATGCCGCGAGTGATGCAGATGCGCTGCGGGCCTCTGAGCTGAGTGGCAGCTTCATCGGCGTGCCAAGCGCCACTGCGCTGCGTGAGCGCCGTCAGCTGGCCGACCGCACCACGGCTGGAGAGAGCCTCGGCAACATTGGGCGACTACTCGAAGCCATTGCGCTTCAGTTATTTCACCTCACCTACCGCGCCATTCAGACCGAGGTGCGTCCGCCGCCAGGCTTCGTCGCGCAGGAGCCACCACCGTATTTTCGACTGGCGTACCCGCGTCTCCGCGACATTTCTGACGGCTGGATATCGTCTTCAATGcacagaggggagaggcgcactGAAGCAGATTCCACTGCCAACATCAGTGAGCGGGAGTGGGTCCTACAGGCACTTGCGCGGCTCGAGAGTGTGCCTACAGTGAGCGCCGGTAGTTCTCTCGCAAAttatggcagcagcagtaaccGACGACTTCGCTTCCACAACGACGCAGGCTGCTGCTCATCATCGCTTGCATCGATTACCCCGCGTATCCAGACGGACGAGATGGACGTTATGCGTGAGGGGTTGCCAGACCTGCTgtaccgctgcggcagcaccgaggcCGTGCTGCTCGACTACTACGCCCTGGCTCCTTATATTTTGCTCACCGTGAACCCTTCACTTGCGCCGCAGTCGTTACAGGCGGGATGCATTTCCGCCTCGGCTGCGTTGGCGTCGTTGTCGCGGACGTGTGGAGCGGCAAATGCGACAGCGCAGAGCCCTGACGTGCAAATTGCCCCGGCAGCACCATTCCTGTTACCGCCCTCACCAGACGCCCCCACGACGCCCGCCATGGCTCCCCGCCGCACGGTATTTCGattcgcctcctcgtccttgtcCGCGTCGGCGCCGGGAATGATGGCGCCTTCTGCCCACCCTGTGCCTCCTGCACCGCACCTGCGGACCTGCACGCCTTTGCAGCTGGCGATTTTGCAGCGTGGCCGCAATCCTGCAATGGCTCAGCTCCGTAGCGACCTCTTTGTGCTCTCTGCTAACGATGTTTGTGACAGGACCGCCGGTGCTTCGACGGAGAGCGATGCGGTGCTTCCGCTAATCCCAGACGGGGACGATATCGAAGACATTGACAGTGACTAA
- a CDS encoding pseudouridine synthase, putative (TriTrypDB/GeneDB-style sysID: LpmP.30.1500) — MLVVNKPPGIPMGGDEAIYGRTIESLAYDYMRARGIFDETHEQLQQARKRKKQLKFVHQLDFGTSGVLCLAFTKDMAARLAHCFEMRTVRKYYIALLHGHVPCETAPPEAGASCDQSGSTCAPDTVARQSPFVVWVNGCNKAWEGLGCVRVVCSSSREGAPANSADSEELERLRHLLQQPLEPALEAAALLNVKGAAKDRPATVVHRYRSSRSTVPSLTTTTLEDLAPVPADAVEDLIYRTLSENAASHSVINVDLPVGYDSTDPEHLRMAVMAEHSRGAKTSLLVLKRTYLAAPPPAESEAQSCDTLTQGFASATRYPVTLVLLAPHTGRRHQLRVHCRAIGFPIVGDTLYCTDLPWCAALPLGPSASTWTTVEARRMYLHAWRLLLPGTAARHLDETERVALKKKRRRETLGLSEQGNASVSASRDEWTEFIASVSFSGLDLEEAEERGM, encoded by the coding sequence ATGTTGGTGGTGAACAAGCCCCCGGGCATCCCAATGGGCGGCGATGAAGCCATCTACGGTCGCACCATAGAGTCTCTGGCGTACGACTACATGAGAGCTCGCGGCATCTTCGACGAGACACAtgaacagctgcagcaagcgaggaagcgaaagaagcAGCTCAAGTTTGTGCATCAGCTGGACTTCGGTACGAGCGGGGTGCTGTGCTTGGCCTTCACAAAAGACATGGCCGCGCGGCTTGCTCACTGCTTTGAGATGCGCACCGTTCGGAAGTACTACATTGCACTGCTGCACGGGCACGTGCCATGTGAGACGGCACCGCCGGAAGCGGGTGCCTCGTGTGACCAGTCAGGCTCCACTTGCGCGCCTGATACAGTGGCACGTCAATCGCCGTTTGTTGTGTGGGTGAATGGATGCAACAAAGCATGGGAAGGCTTGGGCTGCGTCCGGGTggtttgctcttcttcgcgcGAAGGTGCCCCTGCGAACTCAGCGGATAGCGAAGAGTTGGAAAGGCTCCGGCAccttctgcagcagccgctggagCCGGCattggaggcggcggcgctgttaAATGTGAAGGGTGCGGCGAAGGACAGACCTGCGACTGTGGTGCATCGGTATCGCTCTAGTCGAAGCACTGTGCCATCGCTGACGACTACAACACTGGAGGATCTTGCGCCTGTACCGGCAGACGCGGTGGAGGACCTCATCTACCGCACACTGTCAGAGAACGCCGCATCACACTCTGTCATCAATGTTGACTTGCCAGTGGGCTACGATTCGACTGACCCCGAGCACCTCCGTATGGCTGTCATGGCAGAGCACAGCCGAGGCGCTAAAACAAGCTTGTTGGTGCTGAAGCGCACCTACttggcagcacctccaccggcgGAGAGCGAAGCACAATCGTGTGACACACTCACTCAGGGTTTCGCCTCTGCTACTCGCTATCCAGTGACGCTGGTACTGCTCGCCCCCCACACGGGCCGACGTCATCAGCTTCGTGTGCACTGCCGCGCCATCGGCTTCCCTATTGTTGGGGACACGTTGTACTGCACTGACTTGCCGTGGTGTGCCGCTTTGCCGCTAGGACCATCCGCGTCAACATGGACGACTGTTGAAGCGCGACGCATGTATCTGCATGCAtggcgactgctgctgcccggcACGGCGGCACGCCATCTCGATGAAACTGAACGGGTGGCgctcaagaagaagcgacGTCGCGAGACTTTGGGACTATCGGAGCAAGGCAACGCCTCCGTGTCTGCGAGCCGCGACGAGTGGACGGAATTTATCGCCTCGGTGAGCTTTTCTGGATTAGAcctggaggaggcagaggagcggGGGATGTGA
- a CDS encoding p1/s1 nuclease (TriTrypDB/GeneDB-style sysID: LpmP.30.1490): MPASVSLRLCLRVRYLLVLISALCAVGVLGWGCTGHMVLAEIARRQLDPSNEKKIQAMAMKFKESGPFLLSPDMIQAACWPDDVKRWGQDAMSTWHYNAMQYNPDGINITDSVEAVNAVSVSLDMITSLSNVRSPLYMLNFAWVYLVHLIGDLHQPLHAVSRYSEKYPHGDRGGNLVWVRVQTKMLRLHAFWDNICTATPVLYRRPLSSTDLLAISEMADRLLKTYSFSSDLKTMQDVQRMANESYALAVNSSYADMIPGTTLSAAYISRCVEVAESRLTLGGYRLGYILNKLLLDIDVDENAMKAYSAAVLKRGATGTHGQQAVKGSCLHAHGCMSDSATESVGDLMI; the protein is encoded by the coding sequence ATGCCCGCGTCTGTCAGCCTACGTCTGTGCCTCAGAGTACGGTACCTCCTGGTGCTCATCTCTGCGCTCTGTGCGGTGGGGGTTCTCGGATGGGGCTGCACAGGGCACATGGTTCTCGCCGAGATTGCGCGCCGACAGTTGGACCCGTCCAACGAGAAAAAGATCCAGGCGATGGCGATGAAGTTTAAGGAGAGCGGCCCGTTCCTGTTGTCTCCAGACATGATTCAGGCTGCGTGCTGGCCAGATGATGTGAAGAGGTGGGGCCAGGACGCCATGAGCACGTGGCACTACAACGCTATGCAGTACAACCCGGATGGTATCAATATCACGGATTCGGTCGAGGCAGTGAACGCCGTCTCCGTCTCCCTCGACATGATAACATCGCTGAGCAACGTTAGGTCACCGCTGTACATGTTGAACTTTGCGTGGGTGTATCTAGTACACTTAATTGGTGACCTGCACCAGCCCCTGCATGCAGTGTCGAGGTACTCTGAAAAATACCCGCACGGTGACCGCGGCGGCAACTTGGTTTGGGTTCGCGTACAAACGAAAATGCTGAGGCTGCATGCCTTCTGGGATAATATTTGCACTGCCACACCAGTGTTGTACAGGCGacccctttcctccaccGACCTCTTGGCCATCTCTGAGATGGCGGATCGGCTGCTGAAAACTTATTCGTTTTCAAGCGACTTAAAGACCATGCAGGACGTGCAGAGGATGGCAAATGAGAGCTACGCGCTTGCTGTGAACAGCAGCTACGCTGACATGATCCCGGGCACGACTCTCAGCGCTGCTTATATTTCTCGATGCGTGGAAGTCGCTGAAAGTCGTTTGACACTCGGCGGCTACCGCCTTGGCTATATTCTGAATAAGCTCCTGTTAGATATCGACGTAGACGAGAACGCCATGAAAGCATacagtgctgcggtgctgaagcGGGGCGCCACCGGTACGCACGGCCAGCAGGCTGTAAAGGGGTCATGCCTTCACGCACACGGGTGTATGAGCGACAGTGCCACGGAAAGCGTAGGCGATCTCATGATATAG